In Myotis daubentonii chromosome 6, mMyoDau2.1, whole genome shotgun sequence, a genomic segment contains:
- the CCDC28A gene encoding LOW QUALITY PROTEIN: coiled-coil domain-containing protein 28A (The sequence of the model RefSeq protein was modified relative to this genomic sequence to represent the inferred CDS: substituted 1 base at 1 genomic stop codon) yields the protein MNTKIWVLLYTPAEGMAGGRPSEGTRFPRAETRAGPVPPEEARLRLGHGGSTPXRHFHQQRAQWRRGVWDVTPAEGAAAAAVASEAWGVCRLRTRTDPRFPQVIRSWPWCNKELTAMEERKVKRRSPKSFSAHSTQVVNAKKNAIPVSKSTGFSNPASQSTSQRPKLKRVVKDKTKPQGGEGRGAQPTPTQHSFLTDVSDVQEMEKGLLSLLNDFHSGKLQAFGNECSIEQMEHVRGMQEKLARLNLELYGELEELPEDKRKTASDSNLDRLLSDLEELNSSIQKLHLTDAQDVPNTSTS from the exons ATGAACACCAAGATATGGGTTCTCCTTTACACGCCCGCAGAAGGCATGGCTGGAGGCAGGCCAAGTGAAGGAACACGATTCCCAAGAGCGGAGACCCGCGCGGGACCGGTGCCGCCGGAAGAGGCGAGGCTCCGGCTGGGGCACGGAGGCTCCACCCCCTGACGTCACTTCCATCAACAAAGGGCGCAGTGGCGGCGCGGGGTCTGGGATGTGACCCCTGCCGAAGGTGCTGCAGCTGCGGCGGTGGCTTCCGAGGCTTGGGGTGTGTGCAGGTTGAGGACGAGGACAGATCCCCGCTTTCCTCAG GTCATAAGAAGCTGGCCTTGGTGCAATAAGGAACTTACTGCAATGGAGGAGCGGAAAGTGAAGAGGAGAAGTCCTAAGTCTTTTAGTGCCCACTCTACTCAGGTTgttaatgccaaaaaaaatgcCATTCCAGTTAGTAAAAGCACAGGGTTTTCAAATCCTGCATCACAGTCAACTTCACAGCGACCAAAGTTAAAAAG AGTGGTGAAGGACAAGACAAAgcctcagggaggggaggggaggggggcccagCCAACCCCGACCCAGCACTCCTTTCTCACTGATGTCTCGGACGTTcaggagatggagaaggggcTTCTCAGCCTTTTGAATGATTTCCACTCCGGGAAGCTTCAAGCCTTTG GAAATGAATGTTCCATTGAACAGATGGAACATGTTCGGGGAATGCAGGAGAAATTAGCTCGCTTGAATCTGGAGCTGTATGGGGAGTTAGAGGAACTTCCTGAGGATAAGAGGAAGACAGCTAGTGACTCTAATCTCGATAGGCTTCTTTCTGAC TTAGAAGAATTGAATTCTTCCAT ACAAAAACTGCATTTGACAGATGCACAAGACGTTCCAAATACTTCTACCAGCTAA